In Lentisphaerota bacterium, one DNA window encodes the following:
- a CDS encoding thiamine pyrophosphate-binding protein, translating to MNVAEYIASELNRRGIKRVFEVTGGMITLLLDALYRDGRVQIVSLRHEQAAAMAADVYGRLTGRPGVAMATSGPGAINLLTGIAGAYFDSSPAVFITGQVNRDEQRGPRAIRQQGFQETDIVSMAHAVTKGAWTVEDAASFPAILDEAFRLAVEGRPGPVLLDIPMDVQRQKVGASSCVSAHCAFTHEGASLSQSLVRDVLSALADAQRPLILVGGGVRAAGAVERFRSWSSRIGVPVAYSLMGVDVLPSDDPNRVGLVGTNGNRWANKAMVEADTILVLGSRLDVRQTGSSVKGFSNQRVFHVDCVEAQINNRLSGCTPVVANILDFLTVADELTETITWPERQEWLASISRWHQQRTDCDELGSGISMNPNRLVKKLTRAFPSARVIVTDVGQNQLWAAQSACVRKNQRFLSPGGLGAMGFGLPAAISASMVSGETILFAGDGGFQMNIQELQSVVHHALPLRLVVLNNQSLGMVRQFQDSYLDGRYQSTVWGYSAPDFIKIALAYGIPAKTLVTMDECRDACEWMKQQKGPCLLQVMIDPRTDLYPKVKFGNALSEMDPPVDFQGFP from the coding sequence ATGAATGTAGCTGAATATATTGCGAGTGAACTCAATCGAAGAGGGATCAAACGCGTGTTCGAGGTCACTGGCGGAATGATCACTCTCCTGCTGGATGCGTTGTACCGCGATGGACGCGTACAGATCGTATCCCTTCGCCACGAACAGGCTGCGGCAATGGCTGCTGACGTGTATGGAAGGCTGACGGGAAGACCTGGCGTGGCTATGGCAACGAGCGGCCCTGGCGCGATCAATTTACTTACGGGAATCGCTGGCGCTTACTTTGATTCTAGTCCGGCTGTGTTTATCACGGGGCAGGTTAATCGGGATGAGCAACGTGGTCCCCGAGCCATTCGCCAGCAAGGGTTTCAAGAAACGGACATTGTGTCTATGGCCCATGCCGTCACAAAAGGAGCTTGGACCGTTGAGGATGCAGCCTCTTTCCCCGCAATACTGGACGAGGCCTTTCGATTGGCCGTAGAGGGCCGTCCTGGTCCGGTTTTGCTGGATATCCCCATGGATGTGCAGAGACAGAAGGTTGGCGCCTCTTCGTGTGTGAGTGCTCATTGCGCGTTTACACATGAGGGGGCCAGCCTTTCCCAGAGTCTTGTTCGTGATGTGTTGTCCGCTTTGGCAGATGCACAGCGTCCGCTCATTCTGGTGGGGGGCGGTGTAAGGGCGGCTGGGGCGGTCGAACGTTTTAGGTCTTGGTCTTCCCGCATCGGAGTTCCGGTGGCATACTCGCTGATGGGGGTGGATGTGTTGCCGTCCGACGATCCGAACCGGGTCGGGCTCGTCGGAACGAACGGGAACCGCTGGGCTAACAAGGCAATGGTGGAAGCGGACACGATTCTGGTTCTGGGAAGCCGACTCGATGTAAGGCAGACAGGGTCGAGTGTCAAGGGTTTCTCTAATCAGCGGGTCTTTCATGTCGATTGTGTAGAGGCGCAGATCAACAACCGCTTGAGTGGCTGCACGCCTGTCGTTGCAAACATCCTCGACTTCTTGACGGTGGCCGATGAATTGACGGAGACGATCACTTGGCCGGAAAGACAGGAATGGCTGGCCAGTATCAGTCGCTGGCATCAGCAACGTACGGACTGCGACGAGTTGGGGAGCGGAATATCGATGAATCCCAACAGGCTCGTAAAGAAATTAACACGAGCGTTTCCTTCCGCACGGGTGATCGTGACTGATGTGGGCCAGAACCAATTGTGGGCGGCCCAATCGGCCTGTGTCCGGAAGAATCAGCGTTTTCTTTCCCCCGGTGGATTGGGAGCTATGGGATTCGGATTGCCAGCAGCCATTTCAGCGTCGATGGTGTCGGGCGAGACGATCCTCTTCGCCGGGGACGGCGGCTTCCAGATGAACATTCAAGAACTTCAGAGTGTTGTGCATCATGCGCTGCCCCTGCGTCTGGTGGTTCTGAATAATCAATCGTTGGGAATGGTGCGCCAGTTCCAGGATTCTTATCTTGACGGGCGCTATCAATCAACCGTTTGGGGATATTCGGCGCCTGACTTCATAAAGATAGCGCTCGCCTATGGTATCCCTGCCAAAACGCTTGTAACTATGGATGAATGTCGCGATGCTTGTGAATGGATGAAGCAGCAGAAAGGGCCGTGTCTTTTACAGGTTATGATCGATCCAAGGACCGATCTCTATCCAAAGGTAAAGTTCGGCAACGCTCTTTCCGAAATGGATCCTCCCGTCGACTTCCAAGGATTCCCATGA
- a CDS encoding GNAT family N-acetyltransferase: protein MNAGDAIIDRPAALADAIPIYTLIRQHPDDLIIRPVSDVIMNIDRFHVCEDGGRIVACAAWQILPEVGDPSKASVEIQSVAVSASCRRQHIGTRLIRAVLARVEAFAPTQAIVLTFAPEFFRTLGFREVPKTSLMHKIYMGCINCTKYSNPFTCPEIAMALDLHGPRNNAAVSAAATAPEGKDA from the coding sequence ATGAATGCAGGTGACGCCATCATCGACCGCCCCGCCGCTCTGGCCGACGCGATCCCGATCTACACCCTGATCCGTCAGCATCCGGACGACCTGATCATCCGGCCGGTGAGCGACGTAATCATGAACATCGACCGCTTCCACGTGTGCGAGGACGGCGGGCGGATTGTCGCGTGCGCCGCCTGGCAGATTCTGCCGGAGGTCGGCGACCCCTCCAAGGCGTCGGTCGAGATCCAGTCGGTCGCGGTCAGCGCGTCCTGCCGCCGGCAGCACATCGGCACGCGCCTGATCCGGGCCGTCCTGGCGCGGGTCGAGGCGTTCGCGCCGACCCAGGCGATCGTGCTCACCTTCGCCCCCGAGTTCTTCCGGACGCTGGGCTTCCGAGAAGTCCCCAAAACCTCGCTGATGCACAAAATCTACATGGGGTGCATCAATTGCACCAAATACTCCAACCCGTTCACCTGCCCCGAAATCGCCATGGCGCTCGACCTGCACGGCCCGCGCAACAACGCGGCCGTCTCCGCCGCCGCGACCGCTCCAGAGGGGAAGGACGCATGA
- the rpsA gene encoding 30S ribosomal protein S1 encodes MEAALQQQSSTFTPGGIVKGTIRGVSGNQVFIDIGYKSEGVVQASQFADIAQVKVGDLVDVLLEQLEGEDGMVVLSKSKADDKLRWESVLKKYTEGCVVEGVITSRVRGGLIVMIDGVEAFLPGSQVDITPVHDAEPYINQKYDFKVIKISDERRNIIVSRRELLEDRQANKKRDLLLTLQKNQIRKGRVKNITEFGAFVDLDGLDGLLHITDMSWGRIKHPSELVRVGQELDVMILDVDLDRDRVSLGLKQAQANPWEGIENRYPVGSRLRGKVVNLMPYGAFVEIEPGIEGLVHVSEFSWTKRVTRASDMLNMGDEVDVVVLSINRADQKIALGMRQTESNPWDTVQDRYPVGSRISGKVRNFTSYGAFVELEEGIDGMIHVSDISWTRKINHPSEMLQKGQPVDAVVLDVDPANQRISLGLKQASDDPWNTIAARYVIGQSVKGKVSKIASFGAFIELEDGVDGLVHISQISDQHVEKVKDALKVGQSVEARIVKIDRDERRIGLSIKAMTMDETELAAMAKELNQVDLKPGEHLVGLAAAFDDAFAQSEEWRPGAGE; translated from the coding sequence ATGGAGGCGGCTTTGCAGCAGCAGAGCAGCACGTTCACGCCGGGCGGAATCGTCAAGGGGACGATTCGCGGCGTGAGTGGAAATCAAGTCTTCATCGACATCGGTTACAAATCCGAAGGCGTCGTCCAGGCCAGCCAGTTCGCCGACATCGCGCAAGTCAAGGTGGGAGACCTCGTTGACGTCCTGCTCGAGCAGCTCGAAGGCGAAGACGGCATGGTGGTGCTCAGCAAGTCCAAAGCGGATGACAAGCTCCGCTGGGAATCGGTGCTGAAGAAGTATACGGAGGGATGCGTCGTCGAGGGTGTCATCACCTCGCGCGTTCGCGGCGGCCTGATTGTGATGATTGACGGCGTCGAGGCGTTTCTCCCCGGGTCCCAAGTGGACATCACGCCGGTTCATGACGCGGAGCCGTACATCAATCAGAAGTATGATTTCAAGGTGATCAAGATCAGCGACGAGCGCCGCAACATCATCGTCTCCCGGCGTGAACTGCTCGAGGACCGCCAGGCCAACAAGAAGCGCGACCTGCTGCTGACGCTGCAGAAGAACCAGATCCGCAAGGGGCGCGTCAAGAACATCACGGAGTTCGGCGCGTTTGTCGATCTGGACGGCTTGGACGGTCTGCTGCACATCACCGACATGAGCTGGGGCCGCATCAAGCACCCCTCCGAGCTGGTGCGCGTGGGCCAGGAGCTCGACGTGATGATTTTGGATGTCGATCTGGATCGCGACCGGGTGTCGCTGGGACTCAAGCAGGCGCAGGCGAACCCGTGGGAGGGGATCGAAAACCGGTATCCGGTCGGCAGCCGCCTGCGTGGCAAGGTGGTCAACCTGATGCCTTATGGCGCGTTCGTCGAGATCGAGCCGGGCATCGAGGGTCTTGTTCACGTCTCGGAATTTTCGTGGACCAAGCGGGTGACGCGCGCCTCGGACATGCTCAACATGGGCGACGAGGTCGACGTGGTCGTGCTGAGCATCAACCGGGCCGATCAGAAGATCGCCCTGGGCATGAGGCAGACCGAGTCCAACCCGTGGGACACCGTGCAGGACCGCTACCCGGTCGGCAGCCGCATCTCGGGCAAGGTGCGCAACTTCACATCATACGGTGCGTTTGTCGAGCTGGAAGAGGGGATCGATGGCATGATCCACGTCTCCGACATCTCGTGGACGCGCAAGATCAATCATCCGAGTGAGATGCTGCAAAAGGGACAGCCCGTAGATGCGGTGGTGCTGGACGTTGATCCTGCCAACCAGCGCATCAGCCTCGGCTTGAAGCAGGCGAGCGACGACCCGTGGAACACGATCGCCGCCCGCTATGTGATCGGCCAGTCGGTCAAGGGCAAGGTCTCCAAGATTGCCTCGTTCGGAGCCTTCATCGAGCTGGAGGACGGTGTGGACGGTCTCGTCCACATCTCGCAGATCAGCGACCAGCATGTCGAGAAGGTCAAGGATGCGCTCAAGGTCGGCCAGAGCGTGGAAGCGCGCATCGTCAAGATCGACCGCGATGAGCGCCGGATCGGTCTGAGCATCAAGGCGATGACCATGGACGAGACCGAGCTGGCCGCAATGGCCAAGGAGCTGAATCAGGTCGATCTGAAGCCGGGCGAGCATCTGGTCGGACTCGCCGCCGCCTTTGACGACGCCTTCGCGCAAAGCGAAGAGTGGCGCCCGGGGGCTGGCGAGTAG